The sequence TGCCGAAGGTCGGGGCGAAGGCGCCCGAGTTCACGCTCCCGAACGTGGCAGGGCAGCCCGTGAGCTCGCGCGCGCTGCTCGCGAAGGGGCCGCTGGTGTTGAGCTTCTACCGCGGCAAGTGGTGACCGTACTGCAATGCGGAGCTGGCAGCTCTGCAACGGGCGTTGCCCGAGATCAGCGCGGCGGGCGG is a genomic window of Gemmatimonadales bacterium containing:
- a CDS encoding redoxin domain-containing protein, encoding MTLQAELDALKAQSRTRIPEEAQAIMRRAVEDLRKSGILDRVPKVGAKAPEFTLPNVAGQPVSSRALLAKGPLVLSFYRGKW